The proteins below are encoded in one region of Peptococcus niger:
- the lepB gene encoding signal peptidase I, protein MSQTDEQEAKKKPQKGGFVQEFLIPILLAVVLVLFLRHFIVGTYYIPSGSMIPTLGLNNQVVVTKLSYKMHEPVRGDIVVFKYPVNEKEGLEEMDYVKRLIGLPGDTVEIKDNTVFINGKPLDEPYVAPDTNMPDFGPLTVPDNEYFMMGDNRNHSSDSRFWGTVQAEYLIGKAQLIYWPVSAWQVLR, encoded by the coding sequence ATGAGCCAAACAGATGAACAAGAAGCTAAAAAAAAGCCTCAAAAGGGCGGCTTTGTTCAGGAGTTTTTAATTCCAATTTTGCTGGCGGTGGTACTGGTGCTTTTCCTACGCCATTTCATCGTTGGAACTTATTACATTCCCTCAGGTTCCATGATTCCGACCCTGGGATTGAACAACCAGGTGGTGGTGACCAAGTTATCCTACAAGATGCATGAGCCGGTGCGAGGCGATATTGTGGTCTTCAAGTACCCGGTGAATGAAAAAGAAGGCCTGGAAGAAATGGATTACGTTAAACGTCTGATCGGTTTGCCGGGGGACACGGTGGAAATCAAGGACAATACGGTTTTTATCAACGGTAAGCCGTTGGATGAGCCTTATGTCGCCCCGGATACCAATATGCCGGATTTCGGGCCCTTGACGGTGCCGGATAATGAGTACTTCATGATGGGGGATAACCGGAACCATTCCAGTGACAGCCGGTTTTGGGGAACGGTCCAGGCAGAGTATCTCATCGGCAAGGCTCAGTTGATTTACTGGCCGGTTTCTGCATGGCAGGTGTTAAGATGA